A single Scleropages formosus chromosome 4, fSclFor1.1, whole genome shotgun sequence DNA region contains:
- the sra1 gene encoding steroid receptor RNA activator 1 translates to MEDLYVKPGNQERGWNDPPQFSYGLQTAPGGPKRSLLNKRVAPPQQDGSQSPVAGMNPPPKLLSTPPMNPLTPPPCGVATPPRSYPVMEQSDTSPSQPENEPNIDDVITLLSWALTACRCSVKKQVCDDIERRMKLFEDMWRSEKLSLGVRKRMNVLVQEMKKHNWDRADEIHRALIVDHINEVGQWMVGVKRLIAETRTLSPELLNDGASNDDPRLSCGDETAAK, encoded by the exons ATGGAAGATCTGTATGTTAAACCag GAAACCAGGAGAGGGGCTGGAACGACCCTCCTCAGTTCTCGTACGGTTTGCAGACGGCTCCAGGAGGCCCCAAACGCAGCCTTCTCAATAAAAGAGTGGCCCCTCCACAGCAGGATGGCTCTCAGA GTCCTGTAGCTGGTATGAACCCTCCTCCAAAGCTTCTCTCAACTCCACCTATGAACCCTCTGACACCACCTCCTTGTGGGGTTGCCACACCTCCACGATCATACCCTGTGATGGAACAATCAGACACGTCACCCTCCCAACCAGAGAATGAGCCCAATATCGATGATGTCATCACGCTGCTCAGCTGGGCTCTGACAGCTTGTAGGTGTAGTGTGAAG AAGCAAGTCTGTGATGATATTGAGAGGCGGATGAAGCTTTTTGAAGACATGTGGAGAAGTGAAAAACTCTCCCTTGGTGTCAGAAAAAGAATGAACGTGCTGGTTCAAG AGATGAAAAAGCATAACTGGGATAGAGCAGATGAGATCCACCGAGCCCTGATTGTGGACCATATCAACGAGGTTGGTCAGTGGATGGTAGGAGTGAAAAGGCTGATTGCTGAAACCCGGACCCTGAGCCCAGAACTTCTGAATGATGGAGCCTCAAATGATGACCCAAGATTGTCTTGTGGTGATGAAACTGCGGCCAAGTAG
- the LOC108934253 gene encoding vascular endothelial growth factor C-like, with protein MWMLSSALWIFCVSSVICGYESDYYEGVEDSEVQEGGEQQRGLEAVSSIDELLELLYPEYSLVQHCHRRRAQSSPSHSHSDDDVDDGFWENPREMALYKVDGTFEVIMEEIQRTICRPREVCLEVSKEYPENTSNFYLPRCVSVHRCGGCCNHEALYCTNTSHSFVNKTLVELSPPRMERSVIMVNFVNHTACECQPKRPLHSIIRREASAHKSLCSLPEIPCSLGWMWNPGSCQCVPVDMGSYSAPGLDPLDAALLALCGPNKVLDEERCECVCENGLTEASCAQGWRLDEASCECFCEGQPAPGACPPNQRWDPELCGCVCRADCPLSQPLNPETCLCQCRESHQSCLLQGKKFNPDNCSCYRLPCRTPRRKCPTGFYYSHLVCHCVPNYMRSSKWN; from the exons ATGTGGATGTTATCTTCAGCTCTATGGATCTTCTGTGTTTCAAGTGTCATCTGCGGCTATGAGTCGGATTACTACGAGGGTGTGGAGGACTCGGAG GTGCAGGAGGGAGGTGAGCAGCAGAGGGGTCTGGAGGCCGTGTCCAGCATCGACGAGCTTCTTGAGCTTCTCTACCCCGAATACAGCCTGGTGCAGCACTGCCATCGCAGGAGGGCACAGAGCAGCCCTTCGCACAGCCACTCCGATGACGACGTCGACGATGGTTTCTGGGAGAACCCCAGAGAAATGGCACTCTACAAGGTGGACGGAACCTTTGAGG TTATCATGGAGGAGATTCAGCGCACCATATGTCGGCCCCGGGAGGTCTGCCTGGAGGTGTCAAAGGAGTATCCTGAGAACACAAGCAACTTCTACCTCCCACGGTGCGTGTCTGTGCACCGCTGCGGGGGCTGCTGTAACCATGAGGCCTTGTACTGCACCAACACCAGCCATAGCTTCGTCAACAAGACC CTGGTGGAGCTGTCTCCCCCACGGATGGAGCGCTCCGTCATCATGGTGAACTTCGTGAACCACACGGCATGCGAGTGCCAGCCAAAGAGACCCCTGCATTCCATCATTCGGCGGGAAGCTTCTGCCCACAAATCACT GTGTTCCCTGCCAGAAATTCCTTGCAGCCTCGGATGGATGTGGAACCCAGGCAGCTGTCAGTGTGTACCTGTGGATATGGGCTCCTACTCTGCGCCTGGCCTGG ACCCACTGGATGCTGCCCTCTTAGCACTGTGTGGCCCCAACAAGGTTTTAGATGAGGAGCGGTGCGAGTGCGTGTGTGAAAACGGCTTGACGGAGGCCAGCTGCGCTCAGGGCTGGCGGTTGGATGAAGCGTCCTGCGAATGCTTCTGCGAGGGCCAACCTGCACCAGGTGCCTGCCCCCCGAACCAGCGCTGGGACCCGGAgctctgtgggtgtgtgtgtcgtgCCGACTGCCCGCTGAGCCAGCCCCTGAATCCCGAGACCTGCCTGTGCCAGTGCCGGGAAAGTCACCAGAGCTGCCTGCTGCAGGGCAAGAAGTTCAACCCTGACAACTGCAG CTGTTACAGGCTGCCCTGCAGGACCCCACGCAGGAAGTGTCCCACGGGCTTCTACTACAGCCATCTGGTGTGTCACTGCGTACCGAACTACATGCGATCGAGCAAGTGGAACTGA